The following DNA comes from Aquipuribacter hungaricus.
CAGCTGACCGCTGCCGTGTCCGGTGGCATCAACCCCGAGGTCAACCTCGTCGACACCCTCAACGGCGCCGAGTTCACCGTCTTCGCCCCGGTCGACGAGGCCTTCGCCGCGCTCGACCCGGCCACGGTCGAGACGCTGAAGACCGACTCCGCGCTGCTCACGAGCATCCTCACCTACCACGTCGTCCCCGGGCAGATCGCGCCCGCCGACATCGTCGGCAGCCAGACCACCGTCCAGGGCGGCACCGTCGAGGTCGCCGGCACCCCGGAGGCGCTGACCGTCAACGGCGCCAACGTCATCTGCGGCGGCGTCACCACCGCCAACGCGACCGTGTACCTCATCGACGGCGTCCTCACCCCGGCCGCCTGATCCAGGTCGCACCGGCACAGACCCCCGGCCGGGGAGGCGGAGGGATGCCGCCCGCCCCGGCCGGGCCCCCGGGACAGGGGCGCACCACCCTGAACGACCCGTCCGCCTGAGCGTCCCGACGGCCCGTCGCACCCTTCCCGGTGCGGCGGGCCGTCGTCGTGCGCCCGGGGCGTCCTGCCGCGCGCGCGAGGCCACGACCAGCACCGATGCGCCGTCCGGGTGGCCCGGGCGCCTGTCCCCCTCGCCAGGACGAGGCGGGCGGTGTTTACTCATCGCTCGGGGGACGTGACAGACGGTGTGCGAGCACCGTCGGCGAGGAGGGTTCTGACGTGACCACCAGCTGTCCGTCGGCACCGGTCGACCTGCCAGAGGTCGTCAAGGTGGCAGAAGAGCTGGCCTCGGGGCTGAGGACGGACTACGACGACTGCGTCGAGCTCGTCCTGGCGGGGCTCCGGCAGCGCCTGGGCTTCGACGTGGCCTTCGTCGGCCAGTTCCGGGACGGGAACCGCGTCGTGGAGGCGGTCGACTCCGACCCCGAGGACGCGAGCATCCTCGAGGCCGGGCTGTCGGAGCCGCTGGAGCAGAGCTACTGCGCCCGGGTCGCCGACGGCCGCCTGCCGGAGTTCGTCCACGACGCCCGCGCCCAGCCGGCCGTCCAGGACCTGCCCGCCACCCGCGGCCTGCCGGTCGGGACGCACCTCAGCGTCCCGATCCGCTACAGCGACGGCGACGTCTACGGCACCCTGTGCGGCTTCACCCAGACCCCGGACCCCGGCATCCGCGAGCGCGACCTCGGGGTGATGCGCCTCGTCGCGCGCCTGCTGGCCCGCTACCTGGAGGGCGACCGGCTCCCCCGCCGCAGCCGCGAGCAGACCCGCGAGGACGTCGAGCAGGTCATCGACGCCGGCGGCCCGGCCGTGGTCTACCAACCGGTCCGGGACCTGGCCTCGATGGACGTCGTCGGGTACGAGGCCCTCAGCCGGTTCGGCGACGGCGCGCTGCCCGACGAGTGGTTCGCCCGCGCGGCCTCCGTCGGCATGGGCGTGGAGCTGGAGATCGCCGCGGTGCGCAAGGCGCTCACCCGCCTGCCCGACGTCCCGGGCCGCGCCTACCTGGCCGTCAACCTGTCCGCGGCCGCCATCTGCTCCGACGAGATGCCGAGGGCGCTCGGCCCCCTCGACCTGTCCGCGGTCGTCGTCGAGCTCACCGAGCAGACCGGCGTGACGGACTACGCCGCGATGCGCGAGCGGGTCGGCTGGCTGCGCGGGCGGGGCGGTCGCGTGGCGATCGACGACGCGGGCGCCGGCTACGCGGGCCTGCAGCGCATCCTCGAGATGTCGCCGGACGTCATCAAGCTCGACCGCGCCCTGGTGCACGACGTCGCCGAGGACGAGGCGCGCCAGGCGCTCGTCGCGGCGCTCACGTGGTTCGCCCGGCGGACCGGCGCCACCCTGGTGGCCGAGGGCGTCGAGACCTCGGCCGAGGTGGAGGTCCTGCGCCAGCTCGGCGTCCCGCTCGGCCAGGGCTACCACCTGGGGATGCCCGCCCTGCTCGACTGACGGGCGGGCCGACGATCTCGGGCCCCCTCGCACGTCCAGCACCGGACCGGGGAGCCGCGCCGACGATCTCGGGCCCCCTCGCACGTCCAGCCCC
Coding sequences within:
- a CDS encoding fasciclin domain-containing protein → MTKHLRLAPVAITAALVLAACGGGTEEASEATADAGAAVDSATAEPMEEMSEEPSMEESEPMASESGDMAMAGPVGPGCEAFATEIAPEGEGSVEGMSDDPVAVAASNNPILTQLTAAVSGGINPEVNLVDTLNGAEFTVFAPVDEAFAALDPATVETLKTDSALLTSILTYHVVPGQIAPADIVGSQTTVQGGTVEVAGTPEALTVNGANVICGGVTTANATVYLIDGVLTPAA
- a CDS encoding EAL domain-containing protein, coding for MTTSCPSAPVDLPEVVKVAEELASGLRTDYDDCVELVLAGLRQRLGFDVAFVGQFRDGNRVVEAVDSDPEDASILEAGLSEPLEQSYCARVADGRLPEFVHDARAQPAVQDLPATRGLPVGTHLSVPIRYSDGDVYGTLCGFTQTPDPGIRERDLGVMRLVARLLARYLEGDRLPRRSREQTREDVEQVIDAGGPAVVYQPVRDLASMDVVGYEALSRFGDGALPDEWFARAASVGMGVELEIAAVRKALTRLPDVPGRAYLAVNLSAAAICSDEMPRALGPLDLSAVVVELTEQTGVTDYAAMRERVGWLRGRGGRVAIDDAGAGYAGLQRILEMSPDVIKLDRALVHDVAEDEARQALVAALTWFARRTGATLVAEGVETSAEVEVLRQLGVPLGQGYHLGMPALLD